From Mus musculus strain NOD/ShiLtJ chromosome 6 genomic scaffold, GRCm38.p6 alternate locus group NOD/ShiLtJ MMCHR6_CHORI29_IDD6_1+2, a single genomic window includes:
- the Med21 gene encoding mediator of RNA polymerase II transcription subunit 21, which yields MADRLTQLQDAVNSLADQFCNAIGVLQQCGPPASFSNIQTAINKDQPANPTEEYAQLFAALIARTAKDIDVLIDSLPSEESTAALQAASLYKLEEENHEAATCLEDVVYRGDMLLEKIQSALADIAQSQLKTRSVTHSHSLPDS from the exons CTTGCAGATCAGTTTTGTAATGCCATTGGTGTATTACAGCagtgtggtcctcctgcctcttttAGTAACAttcaaacagcaattaataaagATCAGCCAGCCAATCCTACAGAAG agtatgCTCAGCTTTTTGCAGCACTGATTGCACGAACAGCAAAAGATATTGATGTTTTGATAGATTCCTTACCCAGTGAAGAGTCTACAGCTGCTTTACAG GCTGCTAGCTTATATAAGCTAGAAGAAGAAAATCACGAAGCTGCTACATGTCTGGAGGATGTTGTTTATCGAGGAGACATGCTTCTGGAGAAGATCCAAAGTGCACTTGCTGACATTGCACAGTCACAGCTGAAGACCAGAAGTGTTACCCATAGTCACTCTCTCCCAGACTCATAG